One stretch of Pontiella desulfatans DNA includes these proteins:
- a CDS encoding dihydroorotate dehydrogenase, whose product MSVDLKIKIGSMEMKNPVTVASGTFGYGPEYAELVDLNRLGAITVKGICPDEHVGNSTPRTFETRGGMLNAIGLPGPGAKGFIEKYVPFLKQYDTPVIVNIWGKGMDDYGTVVEMLDGEETVSAYEINLSCPNVKEGGSAFGTEVDTFSRVIELVRGKTQKPIIPKLAPNVPNIAAFAKAAENSGADAISIMNTMPAMAINIDTLEPELANKFGGLSGPPIKPIAIKLVFDAARAIDIPIIGMGGIFEPEDAIEFMIAGATAVAVGTANFVDPSTIDRVIDGIEHYLIKKGHSSVADIVGTVKA is encoded by the coding sequence ATGAGTGTTGATCTGAAAATTAAAATTGGCTCGATGGAGATGAAGAACCCGGTGACGGTTGCTTCGGGGACGTTTGGCTACGGGCCGGAATATGCGGAGCTCGTGGACCTGAACCGGCTGGGCGCGATTACCGTGAAGGGCATCTGCCCGGACGAGCACGTGGGCAATTCCACCCCGCGCACGTTCGAGACGCGCGGCGGCATGCTCAACGCGATTGGCCTGCCGGGCCCGGGCGCCAAGGGCTTCATTGAAAAATATGTACCGTTCCTGAAGCAGTACGACACCCCGGTGATCGTGAATATTTGGGGCAAGGGCATGGACGACTATGGAACGGTTGTGGAAATGCTCGATGGCGAAGAGACGGTTTCGGCCTACGAGATCAACCTCTCCTGCCCGAACGTGAAGGAGGGCGGATCGGCCTTCGGCACGGAGGTGGACACCTTTTCGCGCGTGATCGAGCTGGTGCGCGGCAAGACGCAGAAGCCGATCATCCCGAAGCTGGCGCCGAATGTGCCGAATATCGCGGCGTTCGCCAAGGCGGCCGAGAATAGCGGCGCGGACGCCATCTCGATCATGAACACGATGCCGGCCATGGCGATCAACATCGATACGCTGGAGCCGGAGCTCGCCAACAAGTTTGGCGGCCTGAGCGGCCCGCCGATCAAACCGATCGCGATCAAGCTGGTTTTCGATGCGGCCAGGGCGATCGATATCCCGATCATCGGCATGGGCGGCATCTTCGAGCCGGAGGACGCCATTGAATTCATGATTGCCGGGGCAACGGCGGTTGCCGTGGGCACGGCCAACTTTGTTGACCCCTCCACGATTGACCGCGTGATCGACGGGATTGAACATTATCTCATCAAAAAGGGTCACTCTTCAGTAGCCGACATCGTGGGAACCGTAAAGGCCTAA
- a CDS encoding dihydroorotate dehydrogenase electron transfer subunit, with product MKQEKATVVEHHNFQGEYRILRLAAPVVGPLVKPGQFLELQVPRLDERILRRPFSIYQADAEGVAVLYKAVGRGTEAMAAIQPGDEVDIIGSLGNGYPEADANKTPVLVAGGYGNAALYILAQRMEKTGIAFFGGRSEIDILLVKEFEALGWEVRPTTDDGTLGTKGLVTAAFDPWMKEQEIETLELFVCGPNPMLKAMGDRAIANKFTAWLSLDRNMACGVGACLTCVIKRKTGEGWEWARCCKDGPIFESREILWNE from the coding sequence ATGAAACAGGAAAAAGCAACCGTAGTAGAACATCATAATTTCCAGGGCGAATACCGCATCCTGCGCCTGGCCGCGCCGGTCGTCGGCCCCCTGGTGAAACCCGGCCAATTCCTTGAGCTCCAGGTGCCCCGGCTGGACGAGCGGATCCTCCGCCGTCCGTTTTCAATCTACCAGGCCGATGCCGAGGGCGTGGCCGTCCTTTACAAGGCGGTCGGACGCGGCACCGAGGCGATGGCGGCCATCCAACCGGGCGACGAGGTCGATATTATCGGCTCGCTGGGCAACGGCTACCCGGAAGCGGACGCCAACAAGACACCGGTACTCGTGGCCGGAGGCTACGGCAACGCGGCGCTCTACATTCTGGCGCAGCGCATGGAAAAGACGGGGATCGCCTTTTTTGGCGGCCGCTCGGAAATCGACATCCTGCTGGTGAAGGAGTTCGAGGCGCTCGGCTGGGAGGTGCGCCCGACGACGGACGACGGCACGCTCGGAACCAAGGGCTTGGTTACGGCGGCGTTTGATCCGTGGATGAAGGAGCAGGAGATTGAAACGCTCGAGCTGTTCGTCTGCGGCCCCAACCCGATGCTGAAGGCCATGGGCGACCGCGCCATCGCAAACAAGTTCACGGCGTGGCTGTCGCTCGACCGCAACATGGCGTGCGGCGTTGGCGCCTGCCTGACGTGCGTCATCAAGCGCAAGACGGGCGAGGGCTGGGAATGGGCGCGCTGCTGCAAGGATGGCCCCATCTTCGAATCCCGCGAGATTCTCTGGAACGAGTAA
- a CDS encoding RHS repeat domain-containing protein, with protein MFCVFDGGLSIQEYEVPAPDSQYLITDNLRTEFVRGEGMGGGVGGMVYSLKHQGSSIENPAIICSHANHRGDVIARSNASGSLTSFALYEAYGTRPYEWGDDPDRQKANTKEEEKDLGLLNERMRFRDLETGVFLTRDPIGYADGPNVYCYVHSNPITQFDPLGLELAVAMSPAETVDEYIANCDVLLAAIEYLEQSGVALELLGDIAEWGETVSISFNDSDDNRYIDADNTIKWDSNSGLGVGENGDVQSAALGLAHELGHAAKDKAGIDQSAADVVLENEIIAEYETPIANELGEPTREHYSDINWESPDNTMPDSTTFINNTETESNGEAEKESPSVPDDDETGD; from the coding sequence ATGTTCTGCGTCTTCGACGGCGGCCTGAGCATCCAGGAATACGAAGTGCCTGCCCCTGATAGCCAATACCTGATAACTGATAACCTACGAACGGAGTTCGTAAGAGGCGAAGGCATGGGCGGCGGCGTTGGCGGCATGGTCTACAGCCTCAAGCACCAAGGATCCAGCATCGAGAATCCAGCAATTATCTGCTCGCACGCCAACCATCGCGGTGATGTAATCGCCCGCAGTAACGCAAGTGGTTCTTTGACATCTTTCGCACTGTACGAGGCGTACGGAACCCGTCCATACGAATGGGGCGATGATCCAGACCGCCAGAAAGCGAATACCAAAGAAGAAGAGAAGGATTTGGGGCTGTTGAATGAGAGAATGCGCTTCAGGGATTTGGAGACTGGCGTATTTCTGACGAGGGACCCTATTGGGTATGCGGATGGACCGAATGTATATTGTTATGTGCATAGCAACCCGATTACGCAATTTGATCCCCTTGGTCTTGAGCTTGCCGTGGCAATGTCACCTGCTGAAACAGTGGATGAGTATATTGCAAATTGTGACGTATTGCTCGCAGCGATAGAGTATTTAGAGCAGTCGGGTGTTGCTTTGGAGTTGCTGGGTGATATTGCAGAGTGGGGTGAAACTGTAAGTATTAGCTTCAACGACAGCGATGATAATAGATATATCGATGCAGATAATACCATAAAGTGGGATTCAAATTCAGGATTGGGAGTTGGCGAAAATGGTGATGTGCAAAGTGCTGCATTAGGACTCGCGCATGAGCTTGGACATGCAGCGAAAGACAAAGCGGGCATTGATCAAAGTGCTGCGGATGTTGTTTTGGAGAATGAGATTATAGCTGAATATGAAACGCCGATAGCTAATGAATTGGGGGAACCTACCAGGGAACACTATTCTGATATAAACTGGGAGAGTCCCGATAATACAATGCCTGATTCAACAACATTCATTAACAATACTGAGACAGAATCCAATGGCGAAGCGGAAAAGGAGAGCCCTTCTGTGCCTGACGATGACGAAACGGGGGATTAG
- a CDS encoding autotransporter outer membrane beta-barrel domain-containing protein, giving the protein MHLKLFCLLLVSGTAFAATNGPPAITFPRWAPSVRAGSVYHFDADIEGDGPFSVNRYYIEAGLSRMWDFSRMLSFSVGYGQEDYNFNDLAEEPWNNIDSYSVGLFARWALNEEWMLFAAPSVRSYVETGADVADGLGASFFGGVGYRFGESLFLGPAFGVFGRIEDDPLVIPILLVNWDITERLNFSTGGGFAATAGPGLGFTYELSKHWKLGLLGRYESFRFRLSPGNSQPDGLGEDKSFSLVGSVMYEFFPGTYVSGIFGSKMGGEMSVSDADDHEIASFDYGSGLVGGLVLGFRM; this is encoded by the coding sequence ATGCATTTGAAACTCTTTTGTCTTTTGTTGGTTTCTGGCACCGCCTTCGCGGCGACCAATGGGCCGCCGGCCATTACATTCCCGCGTTGGGCGCCGTCGGTGCGGGCGGGGTCGGTCTATCATTTCGATGCCGATATCGAGGGCGACGGTCCTTTCTCGGTCAACCGCTATTATATCGAGGCGGGATTGTCGCGGATGTGGGATTTTAGCCGGATGCTCTCTTTTTCCGTTGGGTATGGCCAGGAGGATTATAATTTCAACGACCTGGCGGAGGAGCCGTGGAACAATATCGATAGCTACAGCGTTGGACTGTTCGCCCGCTGGGCACTGAATGAGGAGTGGATGCTTTTTGCGGCACCGTCGGTGAGGTCGTATGTCGAAACCGGGGCGGATGTGGCCGATGGGCTTGGGGCTTCGTTTTTCGGCGGGGTGGGGTATCGGTTTGGCGAGTCGTTGTTTTTGGGGCCGGCGTTCGGTGTCTTTGGCCGGATTGAGGATGATCCGCTGGTGATTCCGATTCTTCTGGTTAATTGGGATATCACGGAGCGCCTTAATTTTAGTACGGGGGGCGGTTTTGCGGCAACGGCCGGGCCGGGGCTTGGGTTTACCTATGAACTGTCGAAGCATTGGAAGCTGGGGCTGCTGGGGCGCTATGAAAGCTTCCGGTTCCGGTTGTCGCCGGGAAATAGCCAGCCCGATGGCCTGGGGGAGGATAAATCCTTTTCACTTGTGGGTTCTGTTATGTATGAATTTTTCCCGGGAACCTACGTCTCTGGTATTTTTGGGTCTAAAATGGGTGGAGAAATGTCGGTCAGCGATGCGGATGATCATGAGATAGCATCTTTTGACTATGGAAGTGGTCTTGTTGGTGGTTTGGTTTTAGGTTTTAGGATGTAA
- the ilvB gene encoding biosynthetic-type acetolactate synthase large subunit, with amino-acid sequence MTNKTMEGGQAIIKCLENEGVEYIFGYSGGSVIPIFDALVTTNTKINFVLTRHEQGAAHMADGYARATGKPAVVLITSGPGATNTLTGLLTAHMDSVPMIVLSGQSVSWMLGKDAFQEADIFGITMPVVKHSYLLKETNEIPRVIREAFHIATTGRPGPVLIDIPKDISAGPCTADLHAEMDLPGYTVDGSVDNDTVLEIAEALSKSKRPLILAGHGAMISGADDSLRALAEKAQIPVTTTLLGKGVFPETHELSLGMLGMHGTAYANKAICECDLLLNIGSRFDDRILGKPAEFCKNATIIHIDIDAAEIGKMIQPQIACVADAKTAIDELVKHVPVLETLAWRKHLEGYKAKYPLKFKRQGSLKMQHIIDEFYKLTDGKAVVATDVGQHQMWAAQFYKNDSRYNWLSSGGAGTMGVGLPYCIGSAFGRPNDINVCFVGDGGFQMTFFELATAALHKLPIKVVVLNNHYLGMVRQWQELFYDDRKSGVDLEGNPDFVKLAESFGIKGFNLRRPGDVKRVLQNALEYNEGPCLINCEVEKTDNVFPMIPAGAAIEDMLIEPPSIKLEKPTGST; translated from the coding sequence ATGACAAATAAAACCATGGAAGGTGGCCAGGCGATTATCAAGTGCCTGGAAAACGAGGGAGTTGAATATATTTTCGGCTACTCCGGAGGATCGGTTATTCCGATCTTCGATGCGTTGGTGACTACCAACACCAAGATTAATTTTGTTTTGACGCGCCACGAGCAGGGGGCCGCCCATATGGCCGATGGCTATGCGCGCGCCACCGGCAAGCCGGCGGTGGTGCTGATTACCAGCGGCCCCGGTGCGACCAACACGCTGACGGGCCTGCTGACCGCCCACATGGATTCGGTGCCGATGATTGTTCTTTCGGGCCAGTCGGTTTCGTGGATGCTCGGAAAGGATGCCTTCCAGGAGGCGGATATCTTCGGCATCACCATGCCCGTTGTTAAGCATTCCTATCTTCTGAAGGAGACCAACGAGATTCCCCGGGTCATTCGCGAGGCGTTCCACATTGCCACCACCGGGCGGCCGGGGCCGGTTTTGATCGATATTCCCAAGGATATCAGTGCCGGGCCCTGCACGGCCGATCTCCATGCCGAGATGGATTTGCCGGGCTACACGGTCGATGGCTCGGTCGACAACGATACGGTTCTGGAAATTGCCGAGGCGCTTTCGAAGTCGAAGCGCCCGTTGATCCTCGCGGGGCACGGCGCCATGATTTCCGGCGCGGACGACAGCCTGAGGGCCTTGGCCGAGAAGGCGCAGATTCCGGTAACAACCACCTTGCTGGGCAAGGGCGTGTTCCCGGAAACCCATGAGCTTTCGCTGGGCATGCTGGGCATGCACGGAACGGCCTATGCCAACAAGGCGATCTGCGAGTGCGACCTGTTGCTGAACATTGGATCGCGGTTCGACGACCGCATCCTGGGCAAGCCGGCCGAGTTCTGCAAGAACGCCACCATCATCCACATCGATATCGATGCCGCGGAGATTGGAAAGATGATCCAGCCGCAGATTGCCTGCGTTGCCGACGCCAAGACGGCGATCGACGAGCTGGTCAAGCATGTTCCGGTTCTGGAGACGCTGGCGTGGCGCAAGCATCTCGAGGGCTACAAGGCCAAGTATCCGCTCAAGTTCAAGCGGCAGGGCAGCCTCAAGATGCAGCATATCATCGACGAGTTCTACAAGCTGACCGATGGCAAGGCCGTTGTTGCCACCGATGTTGGCCAGCACCAGATGTGGGCGGCTCAGTTCTATAAGAACGACTCCCGCTACAACTGGCTGAGCTCCGGCGGCGCCGGTACGATGGGCGTTGGCCTGCCATACTGCATTGGCTCGGCGTTCGGCCGCCCGAACGACATCAACGTCTGTTTCGTTGGCGACGGCGGGTTCCAGATGACCTTCTTCGAGCTGGCGACCGCCGCGTTGCACAAGCTGCCGATCAAGGTGGTTGTTTTGAACAACCACTACCTCGGCATGGTGCGCCAGTGGCAGGAGCTGTTCTACGACGACCGCAAGAGCGGCGTTGACCTCGAGGGCAACCCGGACTTCGTCAAGCTGGCCGAGTCGTTCGGCATCAAGGGCTTCAACCTGCGGCGCCCCGGCGATGTCAAGCGCGTGCTCCAGAATGCGCTGGAATACAACGAAGGCCCGTGCCTGATCAACTGCGAAGTTGAGAAGACCGATAACGTGTTCCCGATGATTCCCGCCGGTGCGGCCATCGAGGATATGTTGATCGAGCCGCCGAGCATCAAGCTGGAAAAACCGACGGGATCGACCTAG
- the ilvN gene encoding acetolactate synthase small subunit → MPNSDKNMHTLSVYVSNKPGALARIAQVFSRRGFNIESLVVSPAVDGHFSRMTITCSGDPTGLEQIIKQLLKLIDVLNCIDHTYDESVMKEMGLIKIAVDSEGRSEALQIAEHYGCKTVDLTPDSMILQVVGNPSKIDALEEMIAKFTIIELVRTGKVVMSRGQDVT, encoded by the coding sequence ATGCCGAATTCAGATAAAAACATGCACACCTTGAGCGTTTACGTTTCGAACAAACCGGGGGCGCTTGCGCGTATCGCGCAGGTCTTCTCGCGGCGCGGCTTCAACATTGAGTCGTTGGTGGTTTCGCCTGCCGTCGATGGCCACTTCTCGCGGATGACCATCACGTGCAGCGGCGACCCGACCGGGCTGGAGCAGATCATCAAGCAGCTCCTGAAGCTGATCGATGTGCTGAACTGCATCGACCACACCTACGACGAGTCTGTCATGAAGGAGATGGGGCTGATCAAGATCGCCGTCGATAGCGAGGGCCGTTCCGAGGCGCTGCAGATTGCGGAGCACTATGGATGCAAAACCGTCGACCTGACCCCGGACTCGATGATTCTGCAGGTGGTCGGAAACCCCAGCAAGATCGACGCCCTCGAGGAAATGATTGCCAAGTTCACGATTATCGAGCTGGTTCGCACCGGCAAGGTGGTCATGAGCCGCGGGCAGGACGTGACGTAG
- the fusA gene encoding elongation factor G: MARTVPLKNVRNIGIMAHIDAGKTTVSERILYYTGRSHKIGEVHDGAATMDWMEQEQERGITITSAATTCMWKDHMISIIDTPGHVDFTMEVERALRVLDGAIALYCAVGGVQPQSETVWHQSERYEVPKIAFVNKMDRIGADFYSVVEGIQDMLGANAVPVVIPIGASDSFIGVVDLITMKALIFKEDSKGAEWDEVDVPDDLVETAKEWRNNLVEKCAEMDEALLEKYFEEGDLSEKEIWTILRKATCARQVVPVYCGSAFKNKGVQQVLDGVIKILPAPNEIPPIICTKNPENQRKVDDNEVFSALAFKIMSDKHMGKLTYLRIYSGTMTAGTNIWNSSQQKKQRIGRLLRMHSNRQEAIDIAVAGDIVAVAGLTETKTGDTLCEKENEIFLESMDFPAPVISISIKPESNADNEKLGEALHRLADEDPTFTVSFDHETSETIIAGMGELHLEIIVDRLKREFGVVAEVGRPEVAYRETATSPAEGSYKHSKQSGGRGQYGHVVMSVAPGKPGDGFEFENKVVGGRIPSEYIPSVEKGIIQALEAGPFAGYPVVDMKATLLDGSYHDVDSSDFAFQIAGRQGFKELFMKGNPQLLEPIMSIEITTPEEFMGPCNSTIAQRRGRIESMDERGGMKIVKGMVPLSEMFGYSNTIRSLTQGRASFSMTFEHYEAVPINIANEVVEKRRAEGKVK; encoded by the coding sequence ATGGCCAGAACAGTCCCATTGAAGAATGTCCGCAACATCGGCATTATGGCGCATATTGACGCCGGCAAGACCACCGTGTCTGAACGCATCCTTTACTACACCGGTCGCTCGCACAAGATTGGCGAGGTTCATGACGGCGCAGCCACCATGGACTGGATGGAACAGGAACAGGAACGCGGCATCACGATCACCTCCGCGGCAACCACCTGCATGTGGAAAGACCACATGATCTCGATCATCGACACCCCCGGCCACGTGGATTTCACGATGGAAGTGGAACGCGCCCTGCGCGTACTCGATGGCGCCATTGCCCTCTACTGCGCGGTGGGCGGCGTCCAACCCCAGTCCGAAACCGTTTGGCACCAGTCCGAGCGCTACGAAGTACCGAAGATCGCCTTCGTCAACAAGATGGACCGCATCGGCGCCGACTTCTACTCGGTCGTTGAAGGCATCCAGGACATGCTGGGCGCGAACGCCGTGCCGGTCGTTATACCAATCGGCGCCTCCGACTCCTTCATCGGCGTGGTTGACCTGATTACCATGAAGGCCCTGATCTTCAAGGAAGACTCCAAGGGTGCCGAGTGGGACGAAGTTGATGTTCCGGACGATCTCGTTGAAACCGCCAAGGAATGGCGCAACAACCTCGTTGAAAAATGTGCCGAGATGGACGAAGCGCTGCTCGAAAAATATTTCGAGGAAGGCGACCTTTCCGAAAAAGAAATCTGGACGATTCTGCGCAAGGCCACCTGCGCCCGCCAGGTGGTGCCGGTATACTGCGGCTCCGCCTTCAAGAACAAAGGCGTTCAGCAGGTTCTCGACGGCGTCATCAAGATTCTGCCGGCCCCGAACGAAATCCCGCCGATCATCTGCACCAAGAACCCGGAAAACCAGCGCAAGGTCGATGACAACGAAGTCTTCTCCGCCCTGGCGTTCAAGATCATGTCCGATAAGCACATGGGCAAGTTGACCTACCTGCGCATCTACTCCGGAACCATGACTGCCGGCACCAACATCTGGAACTCCTCCCAGCAGAAGAAACAGCGCATTGGCCGCCTGCTCCGCATGCACTCCAACCGCCAGGAAGCCATCGACATTGCCGTGGCCGGCGACATTGTAGCCGTTGCGGGACTTACCGAAACCAAAACCGGCGACACCCTCTGCGAAAAGGAAAATGAAATCTTCCTCGAGTCCATGGACTTCCCGGCACCGGTAATCTCGATTTCCATCAAGCCGGAATCCAACGCCGACAACGAAAAACTGGGCGAAGCCCTGCACCGCCTGGCCGACGAAGACCCGACCTTCACCGTCTCCTTCGACCACGAAACCAGCGAAACCATCATTGCCGGCATGGGCGAGCTTCACCTCGAAATCATCGTGGACCGCCTCAAGCGCGAGTTCGGCGTTGTGGCAGAAGTTGGCCGCCCGGAAGTGGCCTACCGCGAAACCGCCACCTCCCCTGCGGAAGGTTCCTACAAGCACTCCAAGCAGTCCGGTGGTCGCGGTCAGTATGGCCACGTTGTTATGTCGGTTGCGCCGGGCAAGCCGGGCGACGGTTTCGAATTCGAAAACAAAGTCGTTGGTGGCCGTATTCCTTCCGAATACATTCCGTCGGTTGAGAAAGGCATCATCCAGGCGCTCGAAGCCGGCCCGTTTGCCGGCTATCCCGTCGTCGACATGAAAGCCACGTTGCTGGACGGCTCCTACCACGATGTCGACTCCTCGGACTTCGCCTTCCAGATTGCCGGTCGCCAGGGCTTCAAGGAGCTCTTCATGAAGGGCAACCCGCAACTGCTGGAACCGATCATGAGCATCGAAATCACCACCCCGGAAGAATTCATGGGCCCGTGCAACTCCACCATCGCTCAGCGCCGTGGACGCATCGAATCCATGGACGAGCGGGGCGGCATGAAGATCGTCAAGGGCATGGTTCCGCTGAGCGAAATGTTCGGCTACTCCAACACCATCCGCTCCCTCACCCAGGGACGTGCATCCTTCTCCATGACCTTCGAACACTACGAAGCCGTTCCGATCAACATCGCGAACGAAGTGGTCGAGAAGCGCCGCGCGGAAGGCAAAGTCAAATAG